The following nucleotide sequence is from Solanum dulcamara chromosome 7, daSolDulc1.2, whole genome shotgun sequence.
GTTAAACCACTTTTTTAATTCACTAAACTCTCCTCTTACTTAAAGGGGATTCAACAGTTCATATACAACCAGAATATCTCATTTCTATTTtgtatagtgtaattttttgatgaaggggATTCAATTGAGCCCccttgtctataaatagatttGATCGGGTTATAAATATGTGTATTAAAAAACATAAGTGACTAAACTTTCTTGTTCTATTTAACAATTATATGACTACTCTACAACTTATTTCTCATTCAATTGAATCAGTCTCAAGTACAGTTACAGTGgcttcaaaaaaagaaaaatcaaaacatTAAGAGGAATTCCACAAATTAAGAATTGGTAtgatcccaaagtctataaaaTCAATAGCATTCAAGAAACAACAGACAACAAAAATATTccaaaagggtgatgaagttgAAGTGGCAAGTTAAAATCAATGCAACTATTGTCACTTTCTTTGGCGCTTATCATTATGGAGTCAAGTACAAGACATTTTTTACTAATGATGAAACCTCTCCACTAGAGGAGATTGTAACTATTTTCGAGGTCTGCCCTGTTCCACCTGATCATCAAACTGAAACAGTGCTAGTAGAAAATGACTTCTATCTATACAATATGGTTGATTTGTTCGCGAATGATGGTTGGTGGCTCGGGCTTATCAGTGGTAAAATTGGACAAAAGTACTATGTCTATTTTCCTACTATTGAGGATAATATTGAATATCCTAGTGATGTGTTGAGATTTCATCAAGAATGGTCTAATGGTGAGTGGATAAATTTTCCCAGGACAAAAGAAGATTTTTGAATTGTATTGATTTACGTTTCAAGGAAGTTTTTATGTACTGTAGTATAGTATGAATCACTTAATCATTCTCGTTAACTTATATTGAGAAAGAAATACTATGAGATTTTAATATATTGTGTCAAGGAAAACCAATATGGCAACTTTACATGTTTGAACAAAACTTCCTGGTTGAATTCCGTGAGTTGGAGAGCGCccggtgtcatgacccaaatacgggccatgatgacacctactttAACCCccaagtaggcaagccaaacccaacaTCAAGCAGAagtcaaacctcaatttaattaaataattaaatacatacgaaggtagaagaaagaagaatataacaaaagaaaagtcgGACTatggtatagatatgtaaatacaatacaaaatatacaaaaggcccgaTAGTGACGAAAAATGAAGAACTGACACTAGACAAATGTCGGACCTAGTGTCACCTATACtagagctactaagtacaaaagctgacaatgtatatatatactttacAAATTCAACTATCCAAAAGCACAGGTGTAAGTCAGTACAAAAGAGGGTGTGACACCTCAGAATtttttcgctaagattcgaacatttcttcacgtgagtgtagactcggaccggaggacttgaaatttttcacataagttaggatgagttcctaagtaattaaagagcgttagaggtgatgtggggtcatgaaggacccctaggacccaATCAAgacaaaagattcatcgtggctaagtttgaggaggagttagCATGAGGGGTTggcttctaacgaccctatcttttgaaatatgatgatctgggtggcccacgacataccaaattaaaggtcgtcgagtcttctttccaacgccaccaagaatgtaagtTTTGGAGTTCacagtcaaaagatatgacgatcctaagatggactagcacagtagagattttcaggcctgggttgcaattgctggaaaactgggcttggcgccgcagtggcgtgacacgccactatcgcgccagaaacatgcctcagtagtttgggctctagcgcggcgcgccactaaaaggtgtgcagggtttttcaagccaatttccagaacctagaaaatattagccttggcgctgtaagggagcgccgcgccactatcgcgccaagaatgtgcctcagtagtttggtccttggcgcggcgtgccactacgaggtgtgtaggttttaggcataatcagcctggcgctgcaagggcgggacgcgccactatcgtacCAGGTGCAtgtttagcctatttttagaacttttgaggaggggtaatttggaacttacccaaattatatatgtatcaccctagactattttgggatcatattattgcagcctctctctctctaaaaagccctaaaattttccctctcttcttcttcttctccaaatccttctccaacaaagattgccttcaagagcttcaagaattcaagccttccattgaagacctaacatcaaggtttcttcaaagtcttcaaacaaggtatgtaaggctaacttaaaatatagattgagttcttccatatgcccatagatgtgttggttaggagttgtgaaagagttgcaccttctagaaagattttcttgaaagttttccctaaactatggaatgtttttagatacaaatggttgattgatgattttaatgacttgagttactaaatagttatttttcatattattaactatgaatgtatctttgtatatagatttataggtattgacgatattcttgagttgagttttgttgagggTATGGGTTcatatttcattcacatgaacccaagatgagattgcttgtcataaatgtcttgaggattagatggatagttgtgtgtatatatgtattgattggaatgaaaagaatgaatggGTTAGTCAAGAAtatccctttgcttctataaaataaacataggacaaaaataaggattttggagtagatgtttgataattGATGTggtgatgatacttgacaatgatgtgatgataatgtaaatgataatatatgatgatgatgtgacgatgatgttttgatgaagatgtgagtgatgacgtgaatggtgtttattaaatatgtgtagaatgattgatgaagaggtatattgaggaggatgttgtgtgatgaagtggattggagtctaatgtgattttgtggtctGTGATGtgtataatttgagttgattggagtcttaggaatattttgagaataaattatcttttgaggaggagctttaaattaattatttgtaaacctttttgcataaaccatTTACacgctattttgagtctaaggaATCactagtttcatctttgatttagaaaggagtttaagtatgagttgagtatgaggagcctttaaatgatttgagtatttttacattaaagtatctattttgagtttgagttgagggatttaaattatgttttaatgtacataatattttatgcattcatcgagttgagattgtacaagttttaaaaaagaagagtttgatgatttgagttgagttttgaaaagagtccaatgagacttgccattatgactcgattgagttgaattgaggagaaagttgatgagttggcaaggttctaaatgaaactagccgtgagggcttgtttgagttgattggatggagttttatgagcattgagtcttgggaggagtatcgagcaccgaattgggcaagagtatagtccatactcgaacccaatatctgtgttgccaaacgtaggggggattgaaccgttaaagtgaGATGCTTCCTCGAGAGtttatcctgacattatagaattggttggattggatccatgattggttgattcgttcataccatggcaaggtatgaacggacgcggcaacaacgtcggtttgttatactttcactggctcataagtgatagttgtcggttaagagaaactcccaaataggtcttgatagtactctgagtcagttgagttgagtggtttatgagttggtcctgtctaaactatttcttgttagacttaggacacttgggtgagttgttacatatttattgagttgagtcctttgagttgaattgtaaaactttgcataatttaatttgcatatttactgagttgagtcctttgagctgattgttgagttgaattttAAGTTGATTGTATAGGGTCAGATTGggttagatgatatgtgattgacttcgagctaacagtatatgattgaattggattgaataatttgattgaactgtatggtatatgattggtctttgtctaaaaatgtattattactttagacttatgacgccttgttgagtctctcttatctttctgatttgagatatttggaccgctgctattcttccttaaggtatgtttcattctgccatattacatactcgtacattccacatactgacgtccatttggacctgcaacatttcatgatgcataggaaggtttaagagatcgtcaataggagcatcattggggatctattcacactcagcgtattgctGAGTCCTCctctacattcggaggacaccgctcaTGTAATCTTACTTCGAGttagccttttcattttgagttgaggtagccatgaacttgtcattggcacctattagatagtaatgatagaggcttcatagattagatAGTGATAGGTCAATTGAGTACTTCTatctttgagttattcttgtcaaactattttaatgacaaatattttagttgatctgttggtCCATGTCCTTTATTCTTcaagttggatgggtgatttgagttgcctgctaaattattctttttttaaaactttctgctgaatgaatgaatgaacggaggtgtgatcaggctatgtagttcgcttgggagccaaaaatggtttctgagtgccggttacatctagggtaccctcccggggcgtgacaaagaGAAAGTAGTAGGTCTCTG
It contains:
- the LOC129894783 gene encoding protein AGENET DOMAIN (AGD)-CONTAINING P1-like: MKLKWQVKINATIVTFFGAYHYGVKYKTFFTNDETSPLEEIVTIFEVCPVPPDHQTETVLVENDFYLYNMVDLFANDGWWLGLISGKIGQKYYVYFPTIEDNIEYPSDVLRFHQEWSNGEWINFPRTKEDF